From Centroberyx gerrardi isolate f3 chromosome 10, fCenGer3.hap1.cur.20231027, whole genome shotgun sequence:
cctcttcctccaagtCTTCCAGTACAAATTACTATACTGCCAATGTAGAAACTAGTCACAGTTACTGGAAAATCTCATTTCTCTTCCACCTTTTCCAGTAAGTAGGAAGCACAGTAATTCCTCTGGCTTGCTCCGGCTGTTCCAGGAGaaataaataaggaagtagAAAGTAGAATCTACTGCAAAACTAGCTGCAGCTATTACAAAATTCCTCTAAAAAGCATGTTATAAGTgatgtttttaaccttttttgcCGTTATTTATAGCAGCctatattattttaattttttacaaTGTGATTAGGCATGTAAAAGATATGCATGttaattgatattttattttgtatcgttatttttttattttatttatatatatttttttttctctcttttaggTGAGGTTTTTAGATAAGCCTGTACTGGGTTTCTGCCTCACCTTATTTCTGTttactttttctctgtctgacttttctttaaaaaaaatgtgcaaataaactaaaactaaactaaatttcAGTATAGTAACTTTGAAACGACTTATTTCAACATCTCCTACAAGTAACTGAGCAGAAGCagagtagaaaccagtagaagcgTGTCGCCTGGTCTCCCCTCCTCTACCTGCAGCTGCTTCTTGACGCGGTCGTTCTTCTGCGCCTCGGTGACGCGCTGCTCCTCGCTGCGGTGGCTGCTGACGCCGTCGCTCAGCAGCTCGGCGCTCGCCTCGGCGCTCGTCTCGTCCTGCTCGTCGTGCTCGGGCGCCGGCGGAGACGTCATGGCCGTCTTCAGCTCCTCCTTGGTCTTCTCCAGGTCCTCCTGGGCCGACAGGGCCTGGAGGAGGCACGCCGGGATgtattaatacacacacacacacacacacacacacacacacataaagacaaacCCACAGACGCAGGCTTATAGAcagatgcatgcacagacacacatgcatacagacgtaaagacacacacacaccacttcaaAGAATTTCATAGGTATGGCTTTTTTACGGCGCCTGGGAGTGGCCATTGTGATATACCATCACATGTGCACAATATGTAATTCAAACACTCATTCAGTTAGATTCAGATACATTTCATTCCCTCAATTGGGTTAAAATGATCCCTCATTTTGGTTTATTTGTACCAACAAGATACAATTTGTTCCCTGGATTTGTGCAAGCCAGGGAATGTTTTGGCAACTCGTGCGCTTGCCGTGTAAAACATGCGCACGAGTTGCAAAAACATTCCCTGGCTTGCACAAACCCAGGGAACAAATTGTATCTTGTCGGCACAAATAAACCAAAATGAGGGATCATTTTAACCCAATTGAGGGAATGAAATGTATCTAAATCTAACTAAATGAGTGTTTGAGTTGTATGAGTTGTTTCCAGAGTTGGTTGAAATCAACGACTCAGCTTTTTAGAATAAGCAAATAATTTGTGGGAAAAAAAcgaaagcaaaacaaagacaaattgaGGGAATGAAATGTATTCTGTGCGCATGAATCAAACCAAACCGAGGGGATGGAACGTATCTCGTGTGCATGAATACAAGAAAACAAGGGTTTGAATTGCATATTTAGATTGTTATAGCAAATCTTGGCCtcaatataacttttttttctaacttttcttctgtaaaatgccgtttcagaggcttctccaccctgacaagaagaaaacactgaacacattcCTTTGGTTTCTCCTCCTGCCTTCTCTTCTTCTGGGCTCACAGGAGTATTTCAGGTCAGTGTGACTGAAACTCTGACACTCCTTACTATTAATTTCCTGCCGtgatgatctaggaattgaagctcatACTGTTGTAATACACTCCACAGTCTACATAAGAGTGCCAGCCAACTGCCGGGGGCCAAATTCACACCTGTGTTAACCACAGTGGTTAACACAGTAACAGCAGAGCTTCTGTAATTAGAAGCAGCATGAAGCCACAAGCCCATTCACACTGCAGTCAGGGTAAACACGCAGTTTAAACATTTGCATATTGGCGAGGTGTTTAATGAGTGAAGCAACAATAATCACTCTGTGCTCACATGATctcatctgaacacacacacacacacactcactagggacacacacacatttatataaacacacacttatcaaacatacacacacatgcactccgAGACCCACATAGACACTTCATCTGTTGTCTGCAtgtgcataacacacacacacacacacacacacacacacacacaaaaacacacatttatcaaacacacacacatttccagactgagacacacacagacagttcaTTTGTTAAATGTACACcaccacacaaacacgcacgtgtctcacacacacacacacacacacacacacacacacacacacacacacacagtcttacttaagtcacttttggggtatttacatagactacattcatttcctggagacttaccctaaccataaccttaaccactgacccaaaaatcagctttttaccaattggggacacggcttttgtccccaattgcacaagccgtccccaatcaactggtcttaagtctggtgtgtgtccctgaaagtgacttaagtcatacccacacacacacgcacacacacacacacacacacacacacacacaggtaaccGTTACTTTGTGTTGCCATTCTGTGGCCTCgtcttcctttttcctcttgGCTTCCTCAAGCAGAGCGATTTTGGCAGTGAACTCCGCTAGCTCAGCAGCCTGcgtagagcacacacacacacacacacacacacacacgtccgtCACACACTCTTGACAACTTTCTGAAGAAGGCTGCAGAATGTGAAGCTGTGTGCggtttcagtgttttcacaaaataaataaataaagtataaaTATAGTAAGTATTACAGTAAGTTGTGCTCATTACTGCTTTAAAGGTTTAAACTGAGGTCAAACTGTTACAGTAACATTACAGTAACATTACAGTGCTTTCTGACCAACATCAAACAGACTACTAGTTCTTAATGTGTAAACCAATTTTTAGGAACTTCaattctataataataatataataataaactttatctaCATAGCACATatttaaaagcagagtttacaaagtatgttaaaagcagaaaaacataaaataatgagatgaaaaataAGAAGCACAAAAAGAACTAATAGATACATAAAATGAAATCAGGTGAAGGAAAATAAGAAACAACATGAAGTGATGACCTTGAAGCCGCTGCAGCTTGGCATCAAACTGAGTTTATTTCTCTGTGATTGAAGGCTGTTATGGCTTCAGCTAAATGTTAAGTCATTATAGGCTTAATGCAAATAGCTTTCCTCAGAATTCAAGCTCTGGCTTTCAATAGGAGGATGAGCATGAGTTACAGTAAGCTGTCATGTAGAAAGAATTCAAACAACAAATCCAGTAGAGATTAAAACCCTGTTCTACTGTGTCACAGCACAGATGAAGTTATCATATAAGTcccactgcatgtgtgtgtgtgtgtgtgtgtgtgtgtgtgtgcttatttaCTGTGAGAAATGTATATAGCAGTGACTTAATGCTGCACTATCACTCTGATCCTTGTAGAAACGGTTTAGAAAGTTCTGTTCTCAGGAAAGATCAGCCAGCGTTTGGGTTCAGAGACCCGAgctgtgtgctatgtggacTAAGAGTGTAGATCAGGTTCAGGACCAGCagatgaatgagtgagtgaagtgtgtgtgtgtgtgtgtgtgtgtgtgtgcagcagctaCCAGTTGTTCCTGGTTCTTCATCTGGTCGGCAGCCTGCTGAGCCAGCGCTGCCTTGGCCTCCTCCGCCGCCTGCCGCTCCTTCTCCAGccgctccgcctcctccttcgCCCGCTTCCTCTCCTGGTCCAGCTCCAGGGCCTTCCGGGtctgctgctccagctctgcacgcacacacacacacacacacacacacacacacacattcatacggGGTTAGAGACCAAATCAAGACTCCTAACAAAATGCAAGAGGAAATACGTTTAGCCAACTCTGCatcttcttttattcttttattcttgtcttttatttctttttattattatatatttactattaaatgattttaccctgtatgtgaagcgtctttgagtacctagaaaagcgctatacaagtctaatgtattattattattattattattattattattgttctttACTGTCTTTTAACCATTACAATGCAGTTTTGTTGCAGTTTTGCTGCCTGGtctccagcccccatgaatctcagtctttagcactttttgaatttgcatggtgattcgTAGCGGTCTGGCCTCAAGCCTATCCACCGGCAGTTATTTGCGGACTGACACTGTCTGAGATACCTGATTGGATGGtggatgtaggcgggacaaacaTACTTACGACATCGTCACAGAGCGACAACAACGACCAAAGGAACCGGATGATAGCGAACTAGATTTAGTAATTTCGTCAGTCCTTACAAAACTGAATGGCGTGGAACTggaaaacaggaacaatcagcagTTTAAAAGCTGGGAAGTGAACGCCGTTGTCGCTCTTTGAGGCGTTTCCAGGTTACATCAAGCTGCTGCGCTGCTGTGATCGcccaaagattttgataactgacaactaacgAGACATGaagtcagtgaatcagtggtgGATAGGTTATGAATCACCaggcaaattcaaaaagtgctaaagactgagattcacGGAGCAGATTTGAGTTTTAGAACTGAAACATCTCCAGGATTCCCACTGCGGTcttgatgtaaaattccacgacttttcacttattttagtagttttaattaatttaagtaAGTCGGAGTACTTCCATGACAAACCCtcctggtttgttcatgtttgttttcctAATAGTGAACACGGCGAACTTTTACGCTAAGCGCTGATTTTTATTTATCCTCTTCAtgctattttacttgattaattACTGGAAGAAAAATGCATTCATCATAATGTTCAGAAACATGATAATAAATGGGTAACAGGAATAAACTTCAGCACAGGAGGAACGCAGACCCAGACATGAGGCTTCTGTCAAAACTCAGCTCCGGGTTTTCTTCACAGTGTAACAAGAACCGGAGGAAATATTAAATCTTTTTTCACGTTGCACTACTGATCTGAGACCAGCAGAGGATCCTGTGTTAAACCTGTCCTCTCTGACCCGGACTCTCTAACTCTGATGCTGTGATCCTCCTCCCTATCTGCAGCGTCTTCCCTGAGCCTCTGCTTTATGCAAATACCAACAAAAGTatgcaaaaggaaaaaaagaggagcgCTGATTGGCTTCACCCTGAACAGACTGATTGATGCAGGTGTCAGCGACTCCTCTCAcaggtatttttgtttttgttgttttttcagcaGCTGAACTCTTAATGACgggttgctgctgctgtaaatCACTGTCTGCTGCCTGGAAACCTGTTCTGAACCCAGAAAACCAGGTTCAGCCTGTGAAGGACTGACACTGAGTTGTTTAGAGTGGGTGAAcggttgacctttgacctcggGGAAAAGGCAAATTGAGTGTCAAGTGTCCAGGACTGTCACGGTTTGAGATTTTTCATGGTTTGAGTGAGTTTTCAGCGTGGGTTTCCTactttttagtttagttttccttagtttcagttctagttttagtatttttggtagcatttttttttaagttataacgattttgtatatgtttgcaacaggtattgtgtaatacaaataatcataaattgatttatttacattaaaTTTTCAATTACCATTTGGTAAAAATAGCCAAAACACCCTCCACccaaaaaacatttcacctatatttttatttaattctaGTTTCATAACTAGACAGATAGCTTTGGTTCAGCTTGTTTTAATGAATAAGAAATGTCCTGCAGCTTAACGAGCTAATCTAACAAGCCTCGTTTGAAGAAATATTAGTTATGATGGTTGGCTACAAAACGAGTAATAAAGCTGCATGTTGTACTGAAGTGTTTTCTCACcgctgactgacacaaaacttgatttttccaccatgttgagaaggttaaaggtcatcaCAGCGTCAAAACTCAGGGAGCAAAACTTTCTCTGACTTTCTGACTTGATCATCTGATTTGGAACGGCGTTCATGTCAAATTTCCTCATaagaaatctgtttttttgaTATATATCCGCTAGCACATGAACGCAGGGAGAGTTGGGCGGGtaagagagtgaatgagtgaatatgGGTTTAATATGTGGATGAGTGAACGAGTAAATTGTGccttctgtgtctctgtatgtacAGGCCCTCgtacatgcatgtttgtgtgttgatgtgtgtgttgatgtgtgtgttgtgtgtgtgtgttgtgtgtgtgttgatgtgtgtgttgcaccTTTCTGAGCCTTGTGCGTCTGCTCCTCGATCTGCCTCAGCCTCTCGATCAgctcgtctttctctctctctatccgctccttctccttctctgcgTGCTCGCGCTTCTTCTTCTCGTTTTCTAGCTGCGCTCTGCCagaaaacaccaaaaaacaaccatcagcacacacacacacggagccaGTTATTTTATTGATCGATTCGACCTTTTACTGCGAAATACATCCTTCTTAAAAAGTCATGGTGTCTAGTGTTGAGTCttcaaatcttgtttttcttaaaacaagtgaaaaaatctgccagtgggatgAGGTAATATCACTTGTTTAACCTGTTTTCGAGAATTAAGTGAACCTCATCCAAGAATTGAGACTTaaaattttacttttaaaatgGCACGTTCCACTGTATGCTAATAAAGCAGAAGTAGCAGAAAAATAGTTGTGTTAGTCTTGTATTAAGTCTTACGGTAaacagattttaagactcaatactagacaaAATAACTTTGTAAGATGAAtactttttgcagtgtagtctATTTTAGACAGCATGATCAAGTGTGACAGGGGGATTTTGACTTCTGATGTCcattaatgaaacatctcacaacaaaacaaagagaaaaatagcTAAAGATGCCTTGAAAACTCACAGtcccacagccacacacacacacacacacacacacacacaaaaaaaaaacaataaaaacaaaactgaataaaCCAATTTCCAGTTCCAGCAGCCCACAACACAACTGACATTTAAATCCAGACTCTCAGCTCTCACACTAAagcatgaagagagagagagagagagagagagagagagagagagagagagagagagagagagagagagagagatgaatagaaTTAAAATAAGGTCTCTGTTGCTTATTGCTTATTGTGTTGAATGCTGATAAGTATGGGCGTGGTGAACGCTGTGTttcaacaaaatgaaatgaatatacATAAGAAACTACAGGAAAATCTAATGTTCTATAATAATCAACAGATATGACTATAGCAGAAATTAACTATTAAATCTCACTAGTATTTCAGATAACACCATTTTCATTATTACAAATCACAAGACATGTTTTCTTTCAGAATGGGTCTTACATTAGGGATCAAACCCGTGACATGAGCAGCGTCCCGCGTGcgccccgcccccgcccccaccccgcccccgcccccgcccccgcccccgcccccaccccgcccccgcccccacccccgccccgccccgctccgCCGAGCACCGAGACGCTCTCATCTAAATTAATTTCTTATCACGTAACTTCATGTTATCGACAGGAAAGCGAGCCGGCCGGACTGGGTTTCATTACATTAGTGGTGTTGTGTTTCTTTATGTAACAGCAGCTGCCTGCAGCCGCGGCTTCAGCCCACATTAactcacagaagaagaagaagaacgggATCATAATAATTATTTGAAACACTAGTAAGTAAATTAGAATGCTGTCTGAGCCGAAAAACTGAATATGAATAAAGCAAACCCttttaattttatccctgaaatgtccttaatttcttattacataaacatgaattatacATTAAAactaacatagctttaaaaaaaaagtaaagttagtatcatgggtttttaggggatttattcatgggttcaTTTatggagacactagtaattaagggatttcttatgccttttgtgcagttTTACAGATtgttaatgagttattaatggaaagttcctgtctccctgaactTTACATTCAATTAGAAAGTAAGTCAAAAATgaaggggtgtttaagggggttttgctggggtcagagagagagagagagagagagagagagagagagagagagagagagagagagacagaggggcagtttctctttcactgtaaaaaaatatgaaagtaTAAGGAGGACAGGACATTTTGACCTAAGGAAAGACTGCAAAGATAGCAGCAAAATAGGGACAGCAGCTAACACTCCAGATCCCTGTCCCCTTAAGACCTTCTCTGTCCCCCCTTTAGACCTTTCCTGTCCCCTTAAGACCTTCTCTGTCCCCCCTTAAGACCTACTCTGTCCCCTTAAGACCAATCCTGTCCCCTTAAGACCTCCTCTGTCCCCCCTTAAGACCTACTCTGTCCCCTTAAGACCTACCCTGTCCCCTTAAGACCTGCCCTGTCCCCTTAAGACCTTCCCTGTCTCCTTAAGaccctctctgtccccccttAAGACCTACTCTGTCCCCCCTTAAgacctcctctgtcctcccttaAGACCTACTCTGTCCCCCCTTAAGACCTACCCTGTCCTCCCTTAAGACCTACTCTGTCCCCCCTTAAGACCTACTCTGTCCCCTTAAGACCTACCCTGTCCCCTTAAGACCTACCCTGTCCCCTTAAGACCTCCTCTGTCCCCCCTTAAGACCTACTCTGTCCCCTTAAGACCTACCCTAGTGTCTGTTTTATACGGTTtgcctttctttcatttttctttatgtGCACTTCACTATCAGTGCtcatttgctttggcaacactgctaCAGAACGGTCATGCCAGTAACGcttgttgaattgaattgaattgaattgaattgaagaaCAGGAGCTGTTTTCGATGCAATGCTGCCCCCTATTGGTCAGAAAGCttcatcactcactcacttcatcactcactcactttgaTTACAGCTGTAATTTGGTGGAGGATTTAATTCAAAACACCTTACAGACACTGAGTGCAGACAGTTTTAGGATGAGTGCAGTTTTAGTTTATGGGAACTGAACCTGAGTCCTCCAGCTGAGATATACATGGGAATCCTGACTAAATGATGGAGTGGCTCAATGAGTAAGTAGTACATGAAAAATGACAATATATTCTAGGAGAACGAATGTGTGTCACAAAATATGTATTAAGGCGCGATCAGACGATGCACCGAAGTGTGTGAAAACCTGCTTGGCCTCTCATTCACTCCTGTACCTCTCCATCTGTTTGTGGTGCTTCTCCTCTCGGGCCTGAGCCTTCATCTGCTGCACCTCGATGGTGTCgggcttcctcctcctcatgtaCAGCTCGTGGTTTCCCATGCACAGCGCCAGGATGCGCTTGTTGATCCGCAACCGAGGAGCGTAGAAGACAAAgtcctggaggagagacagaggaacatTTCACTAAAACCTTACATCTCCAAAAAGACAAGAGTTTCTGGAGTCAGGGAAACCTTTTGAGGTGGATGCTGCAGTGTTTCTGAACTTCAGGATTTggttttgaatgtgtttaatGAGACACAGGGGTCAGGATCTTGATATAAGGGTCTtgtattctctgtgtgtgtaaactggACTGTTCTGATCTTTGACGCTGTGTCTGAGAACGTGGCAGAAGTGGAAAAGGAAGCTACTGTTCCTTAAAGAAGTGTGTGGTGAGGCTGAGCTTTTCCCAGAAATCAAGCCACTCTTGTATGGAGAGGATgaaattttttgttttatcacttTTTCGCACTGACAGAAAGCGAACAAATTACACACTTTGCATACGAACCCTGATGAAGATCTAGAGGGTTGAAATGTGTCGGCAGCTAGTTTGACTTCAAAACTGTTTTGACATAAGACTGAATATAGACTTTTTTCATCTTCCCCTCACAGGATGATTTCTtgatttctcatttctctttttcaccTCTTTCACATTGTCTCATATTGATTGGTGATTAATCCCTGAGAGACAGTTGAACATGTCTAACAAAGTCTTGCGGAGGCTATGAAGTCAGCAGGATTAGTCAagttaaaataataaagaagAAGAGCGTAACGGCTGCGTTACAAACACATTCATGCtcgaggaaagagaagaagaaaagagcgTCGATACACAAAACTGTAGAGAATCAACaagtggtaacactttacaataagggtcactaagttaagggttagttaatgcttaattaacagttaactaatatgtaatttactaatggtgttcatgttaactaaggtattgatttatacattatttaatagtttataaagatgactattaaataatgtataaattaataccttagttaacatgaacaccattagtaaatgattaccagacacattagttaactgttaattaagggttagttaatgcttattaagcattaactaacccttaacttagtgacccttattgtaaagtgttacccaacaGGTTAAGCATCTTTGTCCAGCTGAAGTCCAAGAGTgtaagaatagaatagaatagaatagaatagaatagaatagaatagaagtgaTTTGTAATCCAGTGGATATATGTAGTTGTTGCTATTCAATattataaaacactgtaaaaagttACAAGTTTGTCACATTGGAGGCTTTGTAAAATATGAGATAAACATATACTTGTTACCTAACTGGAAATCCCCACTCATTATGGATTAAAAACGGAAATAAAAGAGAATATTTGCATGTTCTTTATTATTCCAAAGGTGTGTTCCTGCTGTTTCACGAAGGCTTTGTTCCTGTTAGCGGTTGTAAACCACGGTGAAGCGGCACTCCTCGCGGCTCGGCGTGTGTCTCGGTCTTACCGGAGCTTTCTTGTCGATGGGCTTGATGACAAACTTCTTGTCGTTGAAGGAAATGTTCCGGATCTCGCTCCAGGGGAAGCCGATCTTCGGCGTCAACCTGAGGAGACGTGAGGAGGTTTTCAATCAGCgcttcaaaacacaaaaatacaactgCAGATGCATAAATTTCCTCCTAAATGTGTCTAAAAAcctgatatttgtgtgtgtgtgtgcatgcatttgtgtgtgtgtgtagatacaGTTTCACTTTAATGACACCAGAGGAAAGCATATTGTTTAAATGGTGTCTCAATACTACATTTCACATCTCTTAATTCTAACTGATTGTAAACACTAGCAAGTATGGCATCTcacagttgacattttattttatttactactGACGAGTCACATGTGACTGACTGAACTAAATGACCAAGAAGAGCTTTGGTTTATATTTCACCAAATGGAGTTTTTGTTAAAAACCATTTGAATCCGTTCAATAGGTTTGGCTGGAAGAAAAGTTTCAGCTCACACAGGCATGAGAAACCTTTCATAACAGACATGCCATGTTCACTCACGGTTCACAACAGGTTGCAAGATGAATTTTGTGATTGCAAAATCATTAATAGGATGTGTAAAAATGCATCTCTGATATAAATTTCTcatactgtttttttatttttatgatacTCGCCCTTTTCTTGAAATGTTCTATAGTATCAGACTCTAGGCCTCtaacaacaaatacaaaaaataaaagtgatcATTCGGtgtcaaatttgaccattttgtaTGTTCATGCCTTTTGGGGGGGTTGTGATCCTGCAGAATAAGT
This genomic window contains:
- the LOC139912130 gene encoding radixin isoform X2 yields the protein MDAELEFAIQPNTTGKQLFDQVVKTVGLREVWFFGLQYTDSKGYVTWLKLNKKVTQQDVKKENPLQFKFRAKFFPEDVSEELIQEITQKLFFLQVKEAILNDENYCPPETAVLLASYSVQAKYADYSKDIHKAGYLAADRLLPQRVLEQHKLTKEQWEDRIQAWHEEHRGMLREDSMMEYLKIAQDLEMYGVNYFEIKNKKGTELWLGVDALGLNIYEHGDKLTPKIGFPWSEIRNISFNDKKFVIKPIDKKAPDFVFYAPRLRINKRILALCMGNHELYMRRRKPDTIEVQQMKAQAREEKHHKQMERAQLENEKKKREHAEKEKERIEREKDELIERLRQIEEQTHKAQKELEQQTRKALELDQERKRAKEEAERLEKERQAAEEAKAALAQQAADQMKNQEQLAAELAEFTAKIALLEEAKRKKEDEATEWQHKALSAQEDLEKTKEELKTAMTSPPAPEHDEQDETSAEASAELLSDGVSSHRSEEQRVTEAQKNDRVKKQLQALSSELAEARDDTKKTQNDMLHAENVKAGRDKYKTLRQIRQGNTKQRIDEFESM